GGGCAGCGTCGGGCGTCGCTAGGGTGCGTTCACGCCCACCCCGGCTCCCCGGCATCCGAGATCGAGGTCGACCATGCGCAGCGACACGTTCACCCTCGCCCGCCCGCACGACACGCAGGTGTCGGTGCGGCGCTGGCGGCCGGACGGCGAGGCCAAGGCGGTCGTGCAGGTCGCGCACGGGCTGGCCGAGCACGCCGCGCGCTACGCCCGTTTCGCGCAGGCGCTGACGGATGCCGGGTACGCCGTCTACGCGTCCGACCACCGTGGGCACGGGGCGACGTCGGGGCCGCGCGGCACGTTCGGAGAGCGCGGCGGCTGGGACCTCGTCGTCGCGGACCTGCACGCCGTCACCGAGCGGGCCAAGGAGGAGAACCCGGGGCTGCCGGTCTTCCTCGTCGGGCACAGCATGGGCTCGTTCCTGTCGCGCGCCTACGCGGCCGAGCACGGGCACGAGCTGGCCGGGCTCGTGCTGTCGGGCACCGCGGGCGGCGCCGGTGCGCTCGGACGGGTCGGGCTGCTCATCGCGTCGCTGCAGGGGCGGCTGCGCGGGCACTCGCACGTCAGCGGGCTGATGAACACGCTGACCTTCGGGCAGTACAACGCTGCGTTCAAGCCCGCCCGCACCGAGTTCGACTGGCTCTCGCGCGACCCCGCCGAGGTCGACAAGTACATCGACGACCCCGACTGCGGGTTCGTCTTCACCGCCGGCGGGTTCGGGGACCTCCTACGGGGTCTGGCCGCCGTCAACAGCGACGCCGTCGTGCGACGCGTGCCGTCCGGACTGCCGGTGCATCTCGCGTCGGGCGACGCCGACCCGGTCGGCGGCAAGGGCGGCTCCGGCGTCACCGCGGTCGCCGAGCAGCTGCGGCGCTCGGGGGTGCGCGACGTCACCGTCACGCTCTGGCCGGGGGCGCGGCACGAGATCCTCAACGAGACGAACCGCGACGAGGTGACGGCCGAGATCATCGACTGGCTCGACGCGCACCTCGCGGCGGCGCGGGCCGCCTGACGCACTGGCCGGGTGCCCGGGTGCCCGGGGTGCGGCGGGTGCGCCGGCCGCGGACCCAGGCGGCTGTCGGCATCCGTGCCTAGAGTGATCGACATGGCCGACGACGCGCAGGTGCAGGACATCACGATCACCACCGACGCGGGCGAGATGCCCGCCCACGTGTGGCTGCCGCCGTCGGGGTCCGGACCGGGCATCGTGCTGCTGCAGGAGATCTTCGGCGTCAGCGCGTACATCCGTCGCCGCGCCGCCGACCTCGCCGCGCTCGGCTACGTCGTGCTCGCGCCCGAGATCTTCTGGCGCATCGGCGCCACCGAGCCCGTCGAGGGCGACGACGCGCTCGACCGCGCCATGGGGCTCGTTCAGAAGCTCGACTGGGACGCCGCCACCGCCGACGGCGTCGCCGCCGTGCATGCGCTGCGTGAGCACGAGAGCGTCACCCGCGGCGTCGGCCTGATCGGCTTCTGCTTCGGCGGCGGTCTCGGGTACCAGGTCGCCGCGGCGCTCGAAGGGGCCGGCGGGTCCGACGGCGGCGAGACCGGTGAGGCCGGCGAGGGCACGCGGCGCGACTCCCCCGCCGACGCGCTCGTCAGCTACTACGGCTCCTCGCTGCCGCAGGTCTACGACAAGCTCACCGTCACCGCGCCGAGCCTGCACCACTTCGGGCTCGCCGACAGCTACATCGACCAGCCGACGGTGCGCGCGATCGAGGCCGAGCTGACCCAGCAGCCCGAGACCACGCTCGTCACCTACGAGGGCGCCGAGCACGCCTTCGACAACAGCGACATGGGCTGGTTCGACCCGCAGGCGTCGTCGCTCGCGTGGGAGCGCACGGTCGAGTTCTTCGGCGAGCGGCTGCCCGTCGGCTGAGTCGACCGAGCGGCGGTCGTCGCTTCGTCTCGGTGGAGCGCTGGATGCCGGGGAGCCCGGCGGGTGCGCCGGTACAGTGCGCGTGTGCCCAGACTCGTGCTCACCGTCATCGGCGACGACCGCGCCGGCCTCGTCAGCGCCCTCGCCTCCGTCGTCACCGACCACGGCGGCAACTGGGAGCAGAGCCAGCTCGCCGAGCTGGCCGGCAAGTTCGCCGGCATCGTTGTGGTGGGGGTGCCGGCCGAGCGGCAGGCCGACCTCACCGAGGCGCTACGTGGCCTCGACGGCATGCTCGACGTCTCGGTGCACGCAGGCGAAGAACCTGACGCCTCAGACGGGACCGGCGGGTCCGGTGCGTCGGAGGGCGACGACGGCGCAGCGACGGTCGAGGCGGAGGGGGGCGAGCCACAGCGCCTGACCGTGGACCTGCTCGGCAACGACCGGCCGGGCATCGTCCGCGAGGTGTCATCGGTGCTGAGTGAGCACCACCTGTCGATCGAGTCGATGACGACGGGCACGCGCGAGGCCCCGATGGCCGGCGGCCTGCTCTTCGAGGCGCACGTCGTGGCCGTCGTGCCGGCGAGCTCCGACACCGGTGCGCTGCGCGACGACCTCGAGCGCCTCGCGAGCGAGCTGCTCGTCGACATCGCCGTCGGCTGACCTCCGGCCTCGGGCCTCGCAGCGGCCGACCGTTCCTGCCCTGGGCGGTGACCGTGCCCGCCCCTACGCTGGTCGCATGGCGAGCGAACCCGGCGCACCGGCATCCGACCTCGACGTCGTGGCGGCTATGCAGTACGTGTCGCTGACGACGTTCCGCAAGACGGGCGCACCCGTGTCGACGCCGGTGTGGATCGCGCGCGACGGCGACGAGCTGGCCTTCGTCACCGTCGACCCGACCGGCAAGACGAAGCGGTTGGCGAACGACCCGAGGGTCGAGATGCGGCCCTGCGACATGCGCGGCAACGTGCCCGACGGCGCCCCCGTCCACCGCGGGACGGCGAGGGTCGTGCGGGGTGACGGCGAGGTCGCCGCGGTGCGTCGTGCAATAGAGCGCAAGTACCCGATGGCACGCGTGGCGGGCGTCTTCAACACCGTGACGTTCGGTGCCTTCCTGCGGGCGAAGCGCGCCGGCGTGCGCATCCGGTTGGCTGTGGACGACTGACGACCCACTGTCAGCGGTCGAATGTATGTTCGACTCATGACCACCACCGACGCCGATCTCGAGCAGCTGCGGAGTTCGTTGGCTGCCCTCGAGGCGCGTCAGCGGCGGTCCGGCGGGCGGGCGTCCGACGAGTTCCTGCACAGCCTCGGTTCGACGACGAAGGCCACGCCCAGGCCTGAGGATGCCGGCGGGTCCTGCGCCGCGCGCCGTGGCGGTCTCTCAGCGCCACCGCCCCGCGTCGCGCAGGCCCGCGGTGTCTGGGCTGACGCGGTGAACCGCGTGCGTTCTCCGGGTTCGGGCCAAGCAGCCCGCGGCGACGACCCGGGTGAGCCGACGGCGGTGATGAGAGGCGACCAGGTCGAAGCATTGCTGGCCACCGTGGACTGGTGCGACCCCGACGACGAGGCATGGCTGCGGTCGGTCGAGGCGAACGGGCCCGTGCGCCGTGCGGACCTGTCGGGTGACGACCCGCCGACCGGAGTCACCATCGAGGCGCTCGTCGGCATGCCCCTGCACCGGTACGGCGAGCAGTCGCTGGTGCGCTCGGTCGAGCACGTCGCCTCGGCGCGGGCCGACCACGACGTCGTCCTCGTCTCGGCGCTCGCCGAGCTGCTCGACCGGGGCGCAGAGCTGCCCGGGGCGCTGTCCCCGATCGACTGGCTGCGCACCCTCGACCCCGGGCTGTCCGCGCCTGCGGCCAAGGGGTTCGTGACGGTGGCCCGGGCCTGGCCGTCGACGCGGTGGTCGGGACTGCGGGCCGACGTCGTCACCCGACGGGTGGCCGTCGCCTGCGCCGCCCAGGTGGTCGACTTCGTCGAGCGCGTGGAGCGGGTCGCGGACCCGGCCGAGCTGTGGTCGGCGGTCGAGCACCTGCGCAGCGCGGCCGCGACGGCGAGGCCCGAAGAGTTGGCCCGTCTCGTCCGACACCACACCGAGCAGCTGCGGCCGCCTCGTGGTCACGAACCATCTGCATCCGGCGGCGATGACGCTGCGGGCGGTGCGGACTCGGGCGCAGAGGGCACGGGCGACGGGGCCGACGCCCGGGGCGACGGGGCTGACGGACGGTCCGACGAGGCGGCGGCCGCTGCGGCCGCGGCCTGGAACGAGGAGCAGGAGCGGCTCGACGAACGGCGTCGGGCGAGCCGGCGGCTCTCGTTCTGCGAGCCGGACTCCCTCGGCATGGTGCGGATGCACGGCTGGCTCGACCCCGAAGGCGCGTCCGTCGTCAAGAGCGCGGTCGACGCCCTGTCCGTACCCGACCCGCAGAAGAACGAGCGCGGCGACGTCGTGGCGGCGGACCCCAGGGACCCGGCGCGTCGACGAGCGGATGCACTCATCGAGCTCGTCCGTCGGGGCGTGGCCGGCTCCGACCGTGCTCCGACCACCGACAAGGCCAAGGTCGTCGTCTTCGTCGACCACGACACCCTCGACGGGGCCGTCCGCGGCACCGCGGTCACCGCGACCGGAGACGTCCTCACGCCGGCCGCGGCCCGTCGCCTGGCCTGCGATGGCGCCATCGTGCCGGTGGTGCTCGGGTCCCGGTCCGAGCCGCTGGATGTCGGCCGACGACATCGCCTCGTCACGCCGGCGCTGCGCCTCGCCCTGACGGTGCGCGACCGGATGTGCAGCTTCCCCGGCTGCAGCCGACCTCCGTCGTGGTGCGACGCCCACCATGTCGTCCCGTGGCACCGCGGCGGCAGTACCTCACTGCAGAACATGGCGCTGCTCTGCCCCAGCCACCACACCTACGTGCACCGGTACGACCTCACCGCCACCGTCACCACGACCCGGGTGGTGTGGCAGGTGTGAGCGAGGGGGTGACGCGGCGGCTGTGACCCCGCGTTCGGTGGGGCGGCAGGTGTGGCCGTCCGGCCTTAGCCGTCGGTCGTCCGCGCCTCCGGGTACGCACACCGTGCACGCCCCGCTCGGGTCGCGCCGCCACTCTGGTCAGGAGCACGCCATGCCCAGCTACACCCGGAGCACGACCCTCGACGTCGACGAGGACACCGCCTACGCCTACCTTTCCGACCCCGAGAACCTGCCCGAGTACTTCCCGCGCATCACCAAGGTGAACCCGAAGTCGGGAGGCGACGAGGTCGAGACGACCGCTGTCATCGAGCCGCCCGGCGAGGAGAAGCAGACCGTCGAGGGGACCGCGTGGTTCCGGGCCGACGACGACGCCCACAAGGTCGAGTGGGGTTCGGAGGGGTCGAGCCACTATCACGGTGAGCTCGACTTCGACCCGGCCGGCGGCGGCGACGCTCGCTCGACGGTGAAGCTGACCATCCACAGCGACAGCGGCCACCCCGGCATCGAGGAGTCCATCGACGAGACGTTGCAGACCATCGCGCAGAAGCTGCAGCAGAAGAACTGACCCCAGCCGACTCTGCCGAGTGGAGGTGCCCGACGACCACCGACGGTCTCCGGTCACCTCCACCGGGCGGGCAGCCGGGCCGACCCCGGGTCGGCAGCGGGCGCAGCTGGCCGGGCCGACGCCACGGCTGCGATCAGGCCGGGCGGTGGCGCACCACGTCGAACCCCTGGCGGCGGTGCTCCGCGTACCCGTCGCCGG
This is a stretch of genomic DNA from Terracoccus luteus. It encodes these proteins:
- a CDS encoding dienelactone hydrolase family protein; this encodes MADDAQVQDITITTDAGEMPAHVWLPPSGSGPGIVLLQEIFGVSAYIRRRAADLAALGYVVLAPEIFWRIGATEPVEGDDALDRAMGLVQKLDWDAATADGVAAVHALREHESVTRGVGLIGFCFGGGLGYQVAAALEGAGGSDGGETGEAGEGTRRDSPADALVSYYGSSLPQVYDKLTVTAPSLHHFGLADSYIDQPTVRAIEAELTQQPETTLVTYEGAEHAFDNSDMGWFDPQASSLAWERTVEFFGERLPVG
- a CDS encoding alpha/beta hydrolase: MRSDTFTLARPHDTQVSVRRWRPDGEAKAVVQVAHGLAEHAARYARFAQALTDAGYAVYASDHRGHGATSGPRGTFGERGGWDLVVADLHAVTERAKEENPGLPVFLVGHSMGSFLSRAYAAEHGHELAGLVLSGTAGGAGALGRVGLLIASLQGRLRGHSHVSGLMNTLTFGQYNAAFKPARTEFDWLSRDPAEVDKYIDDPDCGFVFTAGGFGDLLRGLAAVNSDAVVRRVPSGLPVHLASGDADPVGGKGGSGVTAVAEQLRRSGVRDVTVTLWPGARHEILNETNRDEVTAEIIDWLDAHLAAARAA
- a CDS encoding HNH endonuclease signature motif containing protein; this encodes MTTTDADLEQLRSSLAALEARQRRSGGRASDEFLHSLGSTTKATPRPEDAGGSCAARRGGLSAPPPRVAQARGVWADAVNRVRSPGSGQAARGDDPGEPTAVMRGDQVEALLATVDWCDPDDEAWLRSVEANGPVRRADLSGDDPPTGVTIEALVGMPLHRYGEQSLVRSVEHVASARADHDVVLVSALAELLDRGAELPGALSPIDWLRTLDPGLSAPAAKGFVTVARAWPSTRWSGLRADVVTRRVAVACAAQVVDFVERVERVADPAELWSAVEHLRSAAATARPEELARLVRHHTEQLRPPRGHEPSASGGDDAAGGADSGAEGTGDGADARGDGADGRSDEAAAAAAAAWNEEQERLDERRRASRRLSFCEPDSLGMVRMHGWLDPEGASVVKSAVDALSVPDPQKNERGDVVAADPRDPARRRADALIELVRRGVAGSDRAPTTDKAKVVVFVDHDTLDGAVRGTAVTATGDVLTPAAARRLACDGAIVPVVLGSRSEPLDVGRRHRLVTPALRLALTVRDRMCSFPGCSRPPSWCDAHHVVPWHRGGSTSLQNMALLCPSHHTYVHRYDLTATVTTTRVVWQV
- a CDS encoding SRPBCC family protein, with the translated sequence MPSYTRSTTLDVDEDTAYAYLSDPENLPEYFPRITKVNPKSGGDEVETTAVIEPPGEEKQTVEGTAWFRADDDAHKVEWGSEGSSHYHGELDFDPAGGGDARSTVKLTIHSDSGHPGIEESIDETLQTIAQKLQQKN
- a CDS encoding glycine cleavage system protein R yields the protein MPRLVLTVIGDDRAGLVSALASVVTDHGGNWEQSQLAELAGKFAGIVVVGVPAERQADLTEALRGLDGMLDVSVHAGEEPDASDGTGGSGASEGDDGAATVEAEGGEPQRLTVDLLGNDRPGIVREVSSVLSEHHLSIESMTTGTREAPMAGGLLFEAHVVAVVPASSDTGALRDDLERLASELLVDIAVG
- a CDS encoding PPOX class F420-dependent oxidoreductase, giving the protein MASEPGAPASDLDVVAAMQYVSLTTFRKTGAPVSTPVWIARDGDELAFVTVDPTGKTKRLANDPRVEMRPCDMRGNVPDGAPVHRGTARVVRGDGEVAAVRRAIERKYPMARVAGVFNTVTFGAFLRAKRAGVRIRLAVDD